In Deltaproteobacteria bacterium, the following are encoded in one genomic region:
- a CDS encoding glutaconate CoA-transferase, whose product MGNFSLDELMVIEASRYIEDYEVVFSGTGLPLVSTMFAQKTHAPHLCYVVETGPIAPLVLPTPLSVSDSRAQHKAVRLGSLRDVLGCLMQRGLADVGFLGGAQIDQYGNINSTVIGDYQKPRVRFPGSGGANDIASHSRKILIITRHEKRRFPEKCDYITSPGYLGGPEDRRQVGLASRKPLIRVITDLTVMETNPATGRFRISRLMPGVSLERVLDETGFRPEVPSRAEEVEPPTEEELRVLREEVDPYELYIKTHS is encoded by the coding sequence ATGGGGAATTTCAGTCTTGACGAGTTGATGGTTATCGAGGCTTCGCGCTACATCGAGGACTACGAGGTGGTCTTCTCTGGGACAGGACTCCCCTTGGTTTCGACTATGTTCGCCCAGAAGACCCATGCACCCCACCTCTGCTATGTGGTGGAGACGGGTCCGATTGCGCCCCTGGTGCTGCCGACCCCCCTTTCTGTTTCTGATTCCAGGGCCCAGCACAAGGCGGTACGGCTCGGCTCTCTGCGGGATGTTCTCGGATGCCTCATGCAGCGTGGCCTTGCCGATGTGGGTTTTCTGGGAGGAGCCCAGATCGACCAGTACGGCAACATCAATTCGACGGTTATCGGGGATTATCAGAAACCCAGGGTGAGGTTTCCAGGAAGCGGAGGGGCCAACGACATAGCCTCCCACTCCCGCAAGATCCTGATCATCACCCGCCATGAGAAACGCCGGTTCCCGGAGAAATGCGATTACATAACGAGCCCGGGATACCTGGGCGGTCCGGAGGACCGCCGGCAGGTCGGGCTGGCCTCAAGAAAACCCCTGATCCGGGTGATCACGGATCTGACCGTGATGGAGACCAACCCTGCCACGGGCAGGTTCCGCATCAGCAGGCTCATGCCGGGGGTTTCCCTGGAAAGGGTGCTGGATGAGACGGGTTTTCGGCCTGAGGTTCCATCAAGAGCGGAAGAAGTGGAACCACCCACAGAAGAAGAGCTTCGAGTCCTCCGTGAGGAGGTCGATCCCTATGAGCTCTATATCA